A window of the Emys orbicularis isolate rEmyOrb1 chromosome 1, rEmyOrb1.hap1, whole genome shotgun sequence genome harbors these coding sequences:
- the TSPO gene encoding translocator protein, with protein MVPTWAPAVGFTLLPHAGGFLGGMITKREIPIWYESLEKPSWRPPNWMFGPVWGTLYTSMGYGSYLVWKELGGFNEESMVPLGLYAGQLALNWAWTPIFFGAHKIGWGLVDLLLTSGAATATTVTWYHVNKKAAYLMFPYLAWLTLASVLNYRIWKDNKKKKQS; from the exons ATGGTACCGACGTGGGCCCCGGCTGTTGGTTTCACACTCTTGCCCCATGCAGGAGGGTTTTTGGGAGGCATGATAACAAAGAGAGAAATCCCTATATGGTATGAATCTCTTGAAAAGCCATCCTGGCGGCCACCTAACTGGATGTTTGGCCCTGTCTGGGGAACTCTGTATACATCAATGGG ATATGGTTCTTACCTGGTATGGAAGGAGTTAGGAGGTTTCAATGAAGAGTCAATGGTTCCACTTGGGCTGTATGCAGGGCAGCTGGCATTAAACTGGGCATGGACTCCCATATTCTTTGGAGCTCACAAAATAGGATGG GGGTTGGTCGATCTCCTACTCACTAGTGGTGCAGCAACAGCTACAACTGTCACCTGGTACCATGTCAACAAGAAAGCAGCATATTTGATGTTCCCTTATTTAGCTTGGTTAACTTTGGCTTCTGTGCTCAATTACCGCATTTGGAAGGACAATAAAAAGAAGAAGCAATCTTAA